One segment of Phragmites australis chromosome 13, lpPhrAust1.1, whole genome shotgun sequence DNA contains the following:
- the LOC133887749 gene encoding anthocyanin regulatory R-S protein-like isoform X2 → MAPSALVQEKPQPVKHLRNQLAAAVRSINWSYAIFWSISSSHQGVLTWKDGFYNGEVKTRKISNSMELTADQLVLQRSEQLRELYESLLSGKCDHRAARPEAFLSPEDLGDTEWYYVVCMTYAFRPGQGLPGKSFASNEHVWLCNAHLADGKTFPRALLVKSASIQTIVCIPLMSGVLELGTTASVPEDPDLVNRTTTSFNELQFPACTVDPSENQTVDANNVIVLPDDLDQNAMETIIAEGRELGEVDCLYSANNLEQIAMEIDDFSSIWDELDMQPLEDSWIMDGSSLVAAAAAEATPGDSSRVTSFMAWTRSDSDELAVAVIGEPQKLLKKVVAGGAWTNNGGERTAKTTQESGIKNHVMSERRRREKMNEMFLILKSLVPSIHKVDKVSILEETIAYLKELEQRVQELESRREPISHPGETTRLRRHDNEITVKRVSARAKTKKALELSGTDMEREHHWVLSKDGTSNVNVTVIGMEVLLEVHCRWKELLMTRFFDAFKGLHLDVLSVQASTTNGLLGLKIQAQFASSTGFAPGMIREALQKAISTS, encoded by the exons ATGGCGCCATCAGCTCTAGTTCAGGAAAAACCACAACCTGTGAAGCACTTGAGGAACCAGCTTGCTGCAGCCGTGAGGAGCATCAACTGGAGTTATGCCATCTTTTGGTCAATTTCAAGCAGCCACCAAGG AGTGCTGACATGGAAGGACGGGTTCTACAACGGCGAGGTCAAGACGAGGAAGATAAGCAACTCGATGGAGCTGACGGCCGACCAGCTCGTCCTGCAGAGAAGCGAGCAGCTGCGGGAGCTCTACGAGTCCCTCTTGTCCGGCAAGTGCGACCACCGCGCGGCGCGGCCTGAAGCCTTTCTGTCGCCGGAGGACCTCGGGGACACCGAGTGGTACTACGTGGTCTGCATGACCTACGCCTTCCGGCCTGGTCAAGG GTTGCCGGGCAAAAGCTTTGCGAGCAACGAACATGTCTGGCTGTGCAACGCTCATCTCGCGGATGGCAAAACCTTCCCCCGCGCCCTCCTGGTAAAG AGCGCGTCCATTCAG ACAATCGTCTGCATCCCTCTCATGAGTGGTGTGCTTGAGCTTGGAACCACTGCTTCG GTCCCAGAGGACCCAGACTTGGTAAACCGAACCACCACATCTTTCAACGAACTGCAGTTTCCGGCATGCACGGTGGACCCTTCAGAAAACCAAACCGTAGATGCCAACAATGTTATCGTACTGCCCGATGACTTGGATCAAAATGCCATGGAAACAATCATAGCTGAGGGACGCGAGCTAGGTGAAGTCGATTGCCTGTACAGTGCCAACAATCTCGAGCAGATCGCAATGGAGATCGATGACTTCTCTAGCATCTGGGACGAACTGGACATGCAGCCTCTTGAGGATAGTTGGATCATGGACGGCTCTTctctggtggcggcggcggcggcggaggctaCGCCTGGTGATAGCTCTCGCGTGACGAGTTTTATGGCTTGGACAAGATCGGACTCCGATGAACTGGCCGTGGCGGTCATCGGAGAGCCACAGAAGTTGCTGAAGAAAGTGGTAGCCGGCGGAGCTTGGACGAACAATGGTGGTGAACGCACCGCCAAGACAACCCAGGAAAGTGGCATCAAGAACCATGTCATGTCAGAGAGAAGGCGTCGAGAAAAGATGAACGAGATGTTCCTGATTCTCAAGTCATTGGTTCCGTCCATCCACAAG GTGGACAAAGTATCCATCCTTGAAGAAACAATAGCGTACCTCAAAGAACTTGAGCAAAGGGTGCAAGAGCTGGAATCCAGGAGGGAACCCATCTCACACCCAGGCGAAACAACAAGGCTAAGGCGCCATGACAATGAGATCACTGTGAAGAGAGTCTCTGCCAGAGCCAAGACGAAGAAGGCCTTGGAGCTCAGCGGTACTGACATGGAGAGGGAGCACCACTGGGTCCTATCCAAGGACGGCACGAGCAACGTTAACGTCACCGTCATCGGCATGGAAGTGCTGCTGGAGGTGCACTGCCGGTGGAAGGAGCTGCTGATGACGCGATTCTTCGACGCCTTCAAGGGCCTCCATCTTGACGTTCTCTCGGTGCAGGCGTCGACAACGAATGGTCTCTTGGGACTGAAGATACAAGCTCAG TTTGCCAGTTCTACCGGCTTTGCGCCTGGGATGATCAGGGAAGCTCTTCAAAAAGCTATAAGCACCTCTTAA
- the LOC133887749 gene encoding anthocyanin regulatory R-S protein-like isoform X3, with translation MRNPITELHEVCFGVAMAPSALVQEKPQPVKHLRNQLAAAVRSINWSYAIFWSISSSHQGVLTWKDGFYNGEVKTRKISNSMELTADQLVLQRSEQLRELYESLLSGKCDHRAARPEAFLSPEDLGDTEWYYVVCMTYAFRPGQGLPGKSFASNEHVWLCNAHLADGKTFPRALLVKVPEDPDLVNRTTTSFNELQFPACTVDPSENQTVDANNVIVLPDDLDQNAMETIIAEGRELGEVDCLYSANNLEQIAMEIDDFSSIWDELDMQPLEDSWIMDGSSLVAAAAAEATPGDSSRVTSFMAWTRSDSDELAVAVIGEPQKLLKKVVAGGAWTNNGGERTAKTTQESGIKNHVMSERRRREKMNEMFLILKSLVPSIHKVDKVSILEETIAYLKELEQRVQELESRREPISHPGETTRLRRHDNEITVKRVSARAKTKKALELSGTDMEREHHWVLSKDGTSNVNVTVIGMEVLLEVHCRWKELLMTRFFDAFKGLHLDVLSVQASTTNGLLGLKIQAQFASSTGFAPGMIREALQKAISTS, from the exons ATGAGAAATCCGATCACAGAG CTGCATGAAGTTTGCTTCGGTGTGGCAATGGCGCCATCAGCTCTAGTTCAGGAAAAACCACAACCTGTGAAGCACTTGAGGAACCAGCTTGCTGCAGCCGTGAGGAGCATCAACTGGAGTTATGCCATCTTTTGGTCAATTTCAAGCAGCCACCAAGG AGTGCTGACATGGAAGGACGGGTTCTACAACGGCGAGGTCAAGACGAGGAAGATAAGCAACTCGATGGAGCTGACGGCCGACCAGCTCGTCCTGCAGAGAAGCGAGCAGCTGCGGGAGCTCTACGAGTCCCTCTTGTCCGGCAAGTGCGACCACCGCGCGGCGCGGCCTGAAGCCTTTCTGTCGCCGGAGGACCTCGGGGACACCGAGTGGTACTACGTGGTCTGCATGACCTACGCCTTCCGGCCTGGTCAAGG GTTGCCGGGCAAAAGCTTTGCGAGCAACGAACATGTCTGGCTGTGCAACGCTCATCTCGCGGATGGCAAAACCTTCCCCCGCGCCCTCCTGGTAAAG GTCCCAGAGGACCCAGACTTGGTAAACCGAACCACCACATCTTTCAACGAACTGCAGTTTCCGGCATGCACGGTGGACCCTTCAGAAAACCAAACCGTAGATGCCAACAATGTTATCGTACTGCCCGATGACTTGGATCAAAATGCCATGGAAACAATCATAGCTGAGGGACGCGAGCTAGGTGAAGTCGATTGCCTGTACAGTGCCAACAATCTCGAGCAGATCGCAATGGAGATCGATGACTTCTCTAGCATCTGGGACGAACTGGACATGCAGCCTCTTGAGGATAGTTGGATCATGGACGGCTCTTctctggtggcggcggcggcggcggaggctaCGCCTGGTGATAGCTCTCGCGTGACGAGTTTTATGGCTTGGACAAGATCGGACTCCGATGAACTGGCCGTGGCGGTCATCGGAGAGCCACAGAAGTTGCTGAAGAAAGTGGTAGCCGGCGGAGCTTGGACGAACAATGGTGGTGAACGCACCGCCAAGACAACCCAGGAAAGTGGCATCAAGAACCATGTCATGTCAGAGAGAAGGCGTCGAGAAAAGATGAACGAGATGTTCCTGATTCTCAAGTCATTGGTTCCGTCCATCCACAAG GTGGACAAAGTATCCATCCTTGAAGAAACAATAGCGTACCTCAAAGAACTTGAGCAAAGGGTGCAAGAGCTGGAATCCAGGAGGGAACCCATCTCACACCCAGGCGAAACAACAAGGCTAAGGCGCCATGACAATGAGATCACTGTGAAGAGAGTCTCTGCCAGAGCCAAGACGAAGAAGGCCTTGGAGCTCAGCGGTACTGACATGGAGAGGGAGCACCACTGGGTCCTATCCAAGGACGGCACGAGCAACGTTAACGTCACCGTCATCGGCATGGAAGTGCTGCTGGAGGTGCACTGCCGGTGGAAGGAGCTGCTGATGACGCGATTCTTCGACGCCTTCAAGGGCCTCCATCTTGACGTTCTCTCGGTGCAGGCGTCGACAACGAATGGTCTCTTGGGACTGAAGATACAAGCTCAG TTTGCCAGTTCTACCGGCTTTGCGCCTGGGATGATCAGGGAAGCTCTTCAAAAAGCTATAAGCACCTCTTAA
- the LOC133887749 gene encoding anthocyanin regulatory R-S protein-like isoform X1 — translation MRNPITELHEVCFGVAMAPSALVQEKPQPVKHLRNQLAAAVRSINWSYAIFWSISSSHQGVLTWKDGFYNGEVKTRKISNSMELTADQLVLQRSEQLRELYESLLSGKCDHRAARPEAFLSPEDLGDTEWYYVVCMTYAFRPGQGLPGKSFASNEHVWLCNAHLADGKTFPRALLVKSASIQTIVCIPLMSGVLELGTTASVPEDPDLVNRTTTSFNELQFPACTVDPSENQTVDANNVIVLPDDLDQNAMETIIAEGRELGEVDCLYSANNLEQIAMEIDDFSSIWDELDMQPLEDSWIMDGSSLVAAAAAEATPGDSSRVTSFMAWTRSDSDELAVAVIGEPQKLLKKVVAGGAWTNNGGERTAKTTQESGIKNHVMSERRRREKMNEMFLILKSLVPSIHKVDKVSILEETIAYLKELEQRVQELESRREPISHPGETTRLRRHDNEITVKRVSARAKTKKALELSGTDMEREHHWVLSKDGTSNVNVTVIGMEVLLEVHCRWKELLMTRFFDAFKGLHLDVLSVQASTTNGLLGLKIQAQFASSTGFAPGMIREALQKAISTS, via the exons ATGAGAAATCCGATCACAGAG CTGCATGAAGTTTGCTTCGGTGTGGCAATGGCGCCATCAGCTCTAGTTCAGGAAAAACCACAACCTGTGAAGCACTTGAGGAACCAGCTTGCTGCAGCCGTGAGGAGCATCAACTGGAGTTATGCCATCTTTTGGTCAATTTCAAGCAGCCACCAAGG AGTGCTGACATGGAAGGACGGGTTCTACAACGGCGAGGTCAAGACGAGGAAGATAAGCAACTCGATGGAGCTGACGGCCGACCAGCTCGTCCTGCAGAGAAGCGAGCAGCTGCGGGAGCTCTACGAGTCCCTCTTGTCCGGCAAGTGCGACCACCGCGCGGCGCGGCCTGAAGCCTTTCTGTCGCCGGAGGACCTCGGGGACACCGAGTGGTACTACGTGGTCTGCATGACCTACGCCTTCCGGCCTGGTCAAGG GTTGCCGGGCAAAAGCTTTGCGAGCAACGAACATGTCTGGCTGTGCAACGCTCATCTCGCGGATGGCAAAACCTTCCCCCGCGCCCTCCTGGTAAAG AGCGCGTCCATTCAG ACAATCGTCTGCATCCCTCTCATGAGTGGTGTGCTTGAGCTTGGAACCACTGCTTCG GTCCCAGAGGACCCAGACTTGGTAAACCGAACCACCACATCTTTCAACGAACTGCAGTTTCCGGCATGCACGGTGGACCCTTCAGAAAACCAAACCGTAGATGCCAACAATGTTATCGTACTGCCCGATGACTTGGATCAAAATGCCATGGAAACAATCATAGCTGAGGGACGCGAGCTAGGTGAAGTCGATTGCCTGTACAGTGCCAACAATCTCGAGCAGATCGCAATGGAGATCGATGACTTCTCTAGCATCTGGGACGAACTGGACATGCAGCCTCTTGAGGATAGTTGGATCATGGACGGCTCTTctctggtggcggcggcggcggcggaggctaCGCCTGGTGATAGCTCTCGCGTGACGAGTTTTATGGCTTGGACAAGATCGGACTCCGATGAACTGGCCGTGGCGGTCATCGGAGAGCCACAGAAGTTGCTGAAGAAAGTGGTAGCCGGCGGAGCTTGGACGAACAATGGTGGTGAACGCACCGCCAAGACAACCCAGGAAAGTGGCATCAAGAACCATGTCATGTCAGAGAGAAGGCGTCGAGAAAAGATGAACGAGATGTTCCTGATTCTCAAGTCATTGGTTCCGTCCATCCACAAG GTGGACAAAGTATCCATCCTTGAAGAAACAATAGCGTACCTCAAAGAACTTGAGCAAAGGGTGCAAGAGCTGGAATCCAGGAGGGAACCCATCTCACACCCAGGCGAAACAACAAGGCTAAGGCGCCATGACAATGAGATCACTGTGAAGAGAGTCTCTGCCAGAGCCAAGACGAAGAAGGCCTTGGAGCTCAGCGGTACTGACATGGAGAGGGAGCACCACTGGGTCCTATCCAAGGACGGCACGAGCAACGTTAACGTCACCGTCATCGGCATGGAAGTGCTGCTGGAGGTGCACTGCCGGTGGAAGGAGCTGCTGATGACGCGATTCTTCGACGCCTTCAAGGGCCTCCATCTTGACGTTCTCTCGGTGCAGGCGTCGACAACGAATGGTCTCTTGGGACTGAAGATACAAGCTCAG TTTGCCAGTTCTACCGGCTTTGCGCCTGGGATGATCAGGGAAGCTCTTCAAAAAGCTATAAGCACCTCTTAA
- the LOC133888286 gene encoding heat shock protein 90-5, chloroplastic-like: protein MRLSRRSLLGRSRGGDRGEVRVAREDETWTPFIYENKDLGADNTLIGQFGVGFYSAFLVAEKVVVSTKISKSDKNMCGKPWLTVALMTLQGFKA from the exons ATGCGGCTGTCGCGGAGAAGCCTGCTAgggaggagccgaggaggtgaCCGAGGAGAAGTTCGAGTAGCACGTGAAGATGAGACATGGACACCATTCATATAT GAGAACAAAGACCTTGGGGCTGACAACACTCTAATTGGTCAGTTTGGTGTTGGATTTTACTCAGCTTTTCTTGTAGCAGAGAAG GTTGTGGTGTCCACTAAGATCTCAAAATCAGATAAAAATATGTGTGGGAAGCCGTGGCTGACAGTAGCTCTTATG ACCCTTCAAGGATTCAAGGCTTAG
- the LOC133889557 gene encoding uncharacterized protein LOC133889557, with amino-acid sequence MTTDETKKTKARLARKKRKEILQQKREAKRARIDNREIDEETNSQSTSANSSEVDSEIWNFGKPTYRCNYCNALLWYEERLKPKRSTTKPAFGICCKQGKINLPPHKKPPPYLENLLTGEGTVSKNFRENIRNYNSMFSFTSTGGVVDKEINKGYGPYVFRMHGQNYHHIGTLLPEEGTKPRWAQLYIYDTDNEVENRISASRSGEGKTPIDPNIVASLQNMLDENNILAQSFRMARDRFKNLDYHDYTLKLIAQPNRNGTHGLPSASEVATLVVKDPTNEIEGRDIIIEFKDMRPQRISETHPKLMSLQYPLLYPYGEDGFKLEIPYKQKEGVTYKRNYVTMHEYYAYYLHHRHQQSIALLMSGHLSLQFWVDVFTCIEQKRLNWIRQNQGKLRTELYSGLQDAIERGDNQTEQVGKRIVLPSTFTGCIRNKLQNFQDAMVICRWAGYPNLFITFTCNAKWPEIQYMLDETGSKQKPADRPEIIDRVFMIKLRELLRDIVEGKHFGETTSVLYTIEFQKRGLPHAHILVFLKDKSKFYDPTHIDDIICAEIPDKNEDPKAYAAVENFMMHGPCGEANPNSSCMIDNRCNKHFPKRYNSDTTIDEDGFPKYKRQDNGREIKKGNTTLDNRFVVPYNRNLLVKFQAHINVEWCNRSRSIKYLFKYIHKGDDYVVGLIKDKDKSNNEIDEIKKYLQMRYISTTEACWRLFQFELSYRDPPVERLNFHLENEQHVIFPDSIDIDKILRREAVKKTKFTEWMEANKEYEEARRLTYADFPTKWVWIAKDNKWKKRKKGYAIGRIYYAHPASGERYYLMMLLNTVKGCKHMRT; translated from the exons ATGACTACAGATGaaacaaagaaaacaaaggCAAGATTGgcgagaaagaagagaaaagaaatacTTCAACAAAAGAGGGAAGCAAAGCGTGCAAGAATAGACAATAGGGAGATAGATGAAGAGACCAACAGCCAATCTACTAGCGCGAATTCATCAGAAGTTGATAGTGAGATATGGAACTTTGGAAAACCAACATACAGATGCAACTATTGCAATGCTTTGCTATGGTACGAGGAACGACTAAAACCCAAAAGATCAACTACAAAGCCAGCTTTTGGAATATGTTGCAAACAAGGAAAAATCAATTTGCCTCCACACAAGAAGCCTCCACCTTACCTTGAAAACCTGTTAACAGGTGAAGGAACAGTTTCAAAAAACTTCAGAGAAAACATCAGGAATTACAACTCAATGTTCTCATTCACATCCACAGGAGGAGTTGTGGataaagaaataaacaaaggATATGGACCATACGTTTTCCGCATGCATGGCCAGAACTATCATCACATTGGAACTCTTCTACCTGAAGAAGGCACCAAGCCACGCTGGGCGCAGCTATACATATATGACACAGACAATGAGGTGGAAAACAGAATAAGCGCATCGAGAAGTGGCGAGGGGAAAACACCGATTGATCCAAACATCGTTGCCAGCCTTCAAAACATGCTTGATGAGAACAATATTCTAGCTCAATCATTTCGAATGGCAAGAGACAGGTTCAAAAACCTAGACTATCATGATTACACTCTGAAGCTAATAGCACAACCAAATAGAAATGGTACGCACGGCTTGCCATCAGCATCTGAGGTTGCCACACTGGTCGTCAAAGATCCAACAAACGAGATTGAGGGACGTGATATAATTATTGAGTTCAAAGATATGAGGCCTCAGAGGATATCAGAAACTCATCCAAAGCTCATGTCACTGCAATACCCACTGCTATACCCATATGGAGAAGATGGATTCAAACTTGAAATACCATACAAACAAAAGGAAGGAGTTACCTACAAAAGGAACTATGTAACTATGCATGAATACTACGCATATTATCTTCACCATCGTCATCAACAATCGATTGCGTTGCTAATGTCAGGACATTTATCTCTACAATTCTGGGTTGATGTTTTCACATGTATCGAACAAAAAAGGCTTAATTGGATAAGACAAAATCAAGGAAAGTTAAGGACAGAACTGTACAGCGGCTTGCAAGATGCAATTGAACGTGGGGACAATCAGACAGAGCAGGTTGGAAAAAGGATAGTATTACCCTCAACTTTCACAGGATGCATAAGAAACAAGCTCCAAAACTTCCAAGATGCAATGGTGATATGCCGTTGGGCAGGATACCCAAACCTTTTTATAACATTCACATGCAACGCAAAGTGGCCAGAAATCCAGTATATGCTAGATGAAACAGGAAGCAAACAAAAACCAGCAGATCGACCAGAAATTATAGACCGAGTCTTCATGATAAAACTAAGAGAGCTACTAAGAGACATAGTGGAAGGAAAACACTTCGGAGAAACTACATCAG TTCTCTACACAATAGAGTTCCAGAAAAGAGGACTCCCGCACGCCCACATATTGGTATTTCTTAAAGACAAGAGTAAGTTCTATGATCCAACACACATCGATGATATAATATGTGCTGAAATCCCAGACAAGAATGAAGACCCAAAAGCCTATGCAGCTGTTGAGAATTTCATGATGCATGGCCCATGTGGAGAAGCAAACCCAAATTCTTCATGTATGATAGATAATAGATGCAACAAGCACTTTCCAAAAAGATACAACTCAGATACTACAATCGATGAAGATGGTTTTCCAAAATACAAGAGGCAAGACAATGGGAGAGAAATCAAAAAAGGAAATACAACACTAGACAACAGATTTGTTGTGCCCTACAACAGGAATCTGTTGGTCAAGTTTCAAGCTCACATAAATGTCGAGTGGTGCAACAGGTCTAGGTCGATCAAATACTTATTCAAGTACATTCACAAAGGCGATGACTATGTAGTAGGACTAATAAAGGATAAGGACAAATCGAACAATGAAATTGACGAGATTAAGAAATACCTACAAATGAGATACATATCAACAACTGAAGCATGTTGGCGGCTATTCCAGTTTGAACTAAGTTATCGAGATCCACCTGTTGAGAGGCTAAATTTTCATCTAGAGAATGAGCAACATGTTATTTTTCCAGATTCAATTGATATTGATAAGATACTAAGAAGGGAGGCAGTGAAGAAAACTAAATTTACTGAATGGATGGAAGCGAACAAGGAGTACGAAGAAGCAAGAAGATTAACATATGCAGATTTCCCTACTAAATGGGTCTGGATCGCTAAAGATAACAAAtggaaaaagaggaaaaaaggaTATGCAATCGGAAGGATATACTATGCACATCCTGCAAGTGGAGAAAGATACTATCTCATGATGCTACTAAACACTGTCAAAGGATGCAAACATATGCGGACATAA